The stretch of DNA gatccaggatggcccaaatggccatgccaaagcacaaaaatatttgaatcagtaaacttctggtttacgatagagtatgcttcaagtcttcaactgtactaatattttggatagtataagccagaagataaagctGGTAACTTTTTTACAATGCACTTCTCGCTcgaaacattctttgtaatacatagatattccatattcatttcatctatcatctcaacatgatacccattttggcggatatctataaaactcaacaagtttcttcgggacttaaaggagaataatgcattgtttATTATaggttttgttcccttagacagatatatagtagctcttccggagccttcaatcaaacttatattaccagaaattatagaaacatttgctttttccctatgcaaataagaaaagtatttctgatctttgaatatggcatgagttgttccactatcaattacacaaatatcttcatgattggtttttgatccaaacataatttgaggattatccatattcgctgatactttcaaagtatttgctcgagatggcagagtctcgtgctgataacgtattataaaataaagattgtaaagtaaagacaagtatagagagaaactcatatattattcaaacttcaaacttatgtacataatgaactgaaaactcctctatttatagaagaaaggaagcaactgcgaggcttttcaggaagcagctgcaaggcttttctttagctgtttgTAAGTTGTCTGCACGAGCTGCTTGCAACAtgcatgtttaataagaagttgctgcaaatcatttcattaagttgcttgcaacctgcctgcatcagctgcttgtagataaacttcaacagaatactaaatggataatctttttcagaaagattatctatagcggagtaattaATGAACatacacaatataatattttcataacatgtACAAAATATTTTAGAACATTTTAAAATGAGAAAAATGGCATATAACTCaacaggaaaagaaaagaaaaagaactcAGCTTGATCTAAAAGGTTGTAGTACTCAATTGGCGGTCGGGGCATGTGAGTTCCACCTCGGAGTACTATTTGTTTTAAAGCGTGACGTTAAAATATTCAAACACTATAGAAACTACGCCATATGTGTATTTTGATTCGAATAAAGCCGTAATAGCAATCAATCATCTAATCTATTCATCagaagaaactcaagaacatggaGAGGAAAGAGGGCGAAGAGACAATTATTGCAGAAAATGGGAAAATAGAAGCAACCCCACAAAAAGACGGTTCAATTTGTGGGTTTGACTCTCTTCATCATCTCCTTCAAGCTTCTCTCAATCCCCAACTTTTCCAGGTCACCCTaataaaaattcaattttttgtAGATTCTATATGTATGTGTTTATATATATAGTGAAATAGGATCAATTGTCATAAAATAGAGGGTAAAATTGAAAACTTGAATTCCCCTTTATGTAAATACGATGCATTAAGAATTTTGTGAGAAATTGGTATCCTGTAGCTAAACTGGCAAAGGGTGCGGGGTGAGgatttggatcaaattaattgtCATAATAGTCAAATTATTGATTATTCGAGTGAGACGGATTAAAGATTCATATAGTTGAAATTTGAGTTTGGGATTGAGGCCAAGTTATTGATGTTTTATTTTATCGGATTGGTTTGCCTAGGCAATGAATTCAAGCTAGTGGGCAGTGCTCAACTTCTGTCTTTGTTTTGTTTTCATGATCAGATAAGGATTTGCATTTCCTGGGAGTTTCAAGTTGTTTTAGTCCTCTAAAATTGCTAATACAAGCTCAGGAGACGAGTATCATATGAGCTTGGTAAAATGGTTTTTGTTTGTTGAAGCTTCATTGATCAAGTTGGTTCTTTTTTGCATATTGCATTGTAATCTGTGCATTGTGCAGAGAATTATTGGAAAAATCTGTGTATGATCTAATGAACTTACTTGTCTTTTGTGCAAAATCTTTTTATTCTTAATGTCTTGATAATATAATATGCGGAGATTCATGAATAAGCATTGGGATTTTTACCAGTGAGTACGTAAGAAGTTCCATCTTATTTAGGATATTTTTCAAGAGATAGGGGAATCATCGGTTTTGATATGAAAAAGTACTAAAGCAAAGATTGAAGAGGTGAGGTCGTAAGCTTTGAGCATCTCTCTGGTTATGCTGACAAAATAACTTTTGCTTTGCAGGAAGTCAGTCGCATACTTCTTGGGCTAAATTGTGGAAAGAAACTTGAGCCTATTGCTCTTCCGCAGCCTGTCAAAGTTCTGTCCTCTGAACATGATTTTGATCTTCAGGTGAGCACTTACATCTTCTGCTTGAAAAAAAGAGTATTAAATTAACCAAATGGATTAACCTAGAAAGGGGGATAGCTGGTATGTAGGTTTTTTCAAATTCTGATATAGTAGGAAAAGCTGCACATCAAAGGCAGCTTCCTAGGTAGAAAAGCAGGGTGAATTTGATCTTGACACCTCAATTCACTGTTATCTCTTTCTTGGAAGTTCATTCGAGACCTTGTTCTGTCTAGGATATAATAGCTGAGTGGTAGCTTTGATGGTTCTATTTTTGCTCTCATATATCCAATGACGAGAATGAGTTGGTATTTGCATCAAGGAAATTGAAGCGTGTAGATTGCCAGTATGCTGTAGGAGTTACTTTTATCATCATAACCTTGTAAAACATTTCAACCTGAAGAAACGTTATCTACTTGATAAAAGGGGGTTAGGAAAGGGGGTTATTTCTACCTGAATTTGGAATTAACATAAATGAAAGGATAGGTTGTGATTCTTCAGTTGATTTGAGAAGAATAAAGTTAAAGGTGGATGGATGACACAATGCACTGATTTCTGGTTAAAAACAAAAAGTGCAATGAGCTTGGGATGTCTGCACTGGCTGAATCCTGCGTTAGTGGATGTGGCAACCTGTGGTGGAGATAAATTAAAAAATGAGAAGATTTGTGCTTACTTAATGCGACTTGCAGTTACTTAGAATGAGAAATCAacttttttatttgtattatgCATAAAGATTCATATAGCTGACCCCAACTTGTTTGAGACTGAGGTATAGATGTTGTTAGTGTTGTTTAAGCAAGAGGCTGATTGGCAAGATCAGAGCACGGGACAAACCACCATTTTGGCTGATAATCTTAGATCTTTATCAGTTTTCACTATTGTTTTTATCTTACAGGTTGTATAACACATCAACTTTCTTCACATAAATGCAGGCTTTTAGCTTTTCTGCGGACAGAGAGTCACTGAGAGAACCTCGGATTGTGAGGGTTGGCCTCATTCAGAATTTTATTTCCTTACCCACAACTGCACCTTTCCTGGATCAAAAGAGGGCCATCTTTAAAAAGTTGACTCCGATCATTGATGCTGCGGGTTCTTCAGGAGTCAATGTTCTATGCTTGCAAGTGAGTTTGAACATAGTTACTGAAGTCTCTGATGGACTTATTGTCCTTTTCAGCGTTTAATCATTGTTGTTATTCTCTTTAACTCCTTTGCAGGAGGCGTGGACAATGCCTTTTGCATTTTGTACGCGTGAGAAAAAATGGTGTGAATTTGCTGAGCCAATTGATGGAGAATCAACTCAATTCCTTCAGGAATTTGCACGAAAATATAACATGGTTATCGTTAGTCCGATTCTTGAGAGGGATGTTTATCATGGAGAAACCCTGTGGAACACAGCAGTGATAATTGGAAATCATGGTAACATAATAGGGAAACATCGGAAGGTAAATCCCGATAACCAAACTCTGTAACATTTGATAATTCCCAGGAACTAATACTTTGAAATTTGCAGAATCACATACCTAGAGTTGGAGACTTCAATGAGAGTACATATTATATGGAAGGGAACACTGGCCATCCTGTGTTTGAGACAGCATATGGCAAGATTGCTGTTAATATATGTTACGGAAGACACCATCCTCTGAACTGGTTAGCGTTTGGGTTAAATGGTGCAGAGATTGTTTTTAACCCATCAGCTACTGTTGGTGAACTTAGTGAACCAATGTGGCCCATTGAGGTACTAACTATTTCCTTTATCCTTTATGCTACAACTGAATTCTCTCAGTGTTTAGCAGTAGTTGATGAGATAGACGTTGAATTCAAGGAAGCATGATAACACTGTCAATTTACAAAGAATTAAAGCAGAGTTTGACAAAAATTGGAAAGAAATACTTGTATTTATTGACCAATGTCTGAACTTGGTTTTGATAAAATATGGAGAAAAGAATAACCTTGAGAAATGAATCATGCTTTGATGAGGCCATCGGTTAACAATATCTACTTTCTTGATTTTTCGTTTGTAATTGTGTTGGCAACAGGCTCGCAACGCAGCAATAGCAAATAGCTATTTTGTTGGTTCAATTAACCGCGTCGGGACAGAAGTTTTCCCCAACCCCTTCACTTCAGGAGATGGAAAGCCACAACATGCAGATTTTGGGCATTTCTATGGTTCCAGTCATTTTTCTGCACCAGATTCGTCGTGTACACCTTCTCTGTCCCGTCACAAGGATGGATTGTTGATATCTGACATTGATCTCAACCTTTGTCGGCAGCTAAAGGAGAAATGGGGATTTCGAATGACTGCTCGTTATGAAGTCTATGCTGATCTGCTAGCTCGTTATGTAAAGCACGATTTTGAGCCACAAGTCATTTCTGATCCCTTGTTATATAAAAATGCTTAAGCTATGCATTGGTCATTAATGAAGGAAAGCAAGAGTAAATTTGCTTTCAGACAATCTGTAAAGTATCACTAAGTTCCCAAGTTAATGGCCATGAAATGTACAAGAACATATGCCCTTGATTTGCAATAAATTGTGGAATTTGTACAAATGCTAAATTCATGTGGACTAGTAGTTTCTTCTTGTTGGACATTTTTTCATCATCAATGTACTTCCAAGTTTATCAGCAACCTGGTTGTGGTGTTGTTAATTACCAACTTGGAACAAGTACATCATTCCTGTGGAAGGCGATACGCAATGTAACAAAACACAGCCTAGGTTAAGGATGTCTGGATCTTTCTTTTTACCAATTCTTAATTTTGAATGTAACTACAACATGTAATTGCGCTTCCTCTTTAAACTAATCCTTCGCTGATAATGACTTGGTTGTACGGGACAAGCCAAAATTTGGAGTAATTACTATTACACTCTATTTTAAATAGCACTTTATAAAATTCATATTAAGATAATAGTTAACCACAGGGGTTGTTTTGTTTGGAGATTAATTACGTAGAAATTGTATTACATAGATTATTTTATCGTAATAAGCAATACGCAAACTGCTTGAACTGCCATAGCCAAATTTCAGGCCATTGATCTTGAATTTGAAATCTgatgaataaattataattttctcATCTTTCTTATTATAATAAGTTTATTCGATGATGCACGCAAGAAGTCACAAAATTTCAACTAAAGTTACAACTATCAGTAATGCACTTCAATTTAGTAGTATTTGGAAGTTTGAATAGGCTGGGCAGGAACAAACTTTCCTTAGAATTTGAAGAACCCCTCATATTCTGTTTCAGATCGTGTCTTTTTCtgtttgtattacaaaagtggcTATATTTGTTATATTTTGCAAATAGTGATTAAGTTTTAAACAGCAGCCGATAGAGGAATTTACATAGAATACAacttatttaatatttatttaaatgaGTTAAACTACTTTTAGATTATTACATATAATGCAACTTTTTAAAAATCTATAACATTCCATATTCCTAATATATCTCGAGTTAATAATATTGACTCCTTAATTTTCTCTTTCATTAACTAGATGGTATTGAGAAATCATAACACACTTGTTCTCTTTAATATCCAATTATCTCACCATACCATATTGAGAATGAACATACATTCTCTTCCACAATTCCAtggaaataatattattttctccTTGCACTTCAATTTCATCTACTCGTATGACCACTCAGAGGAGTCACCCAAACCACTTATTTTTGGAAATATTTGTCGTGTTATCCATGGAAGCAGAAATGAGTTACAAATCCACCAAGAACAACAATATCGCTAATGAATTTGGATTTCTGATCTTCAAACTCATTTTGATTTTTGTTGTTCATACCAATGATGttcttttcttcctcttttttctttcttttgttcgGTATTAAATTCAATCAATAGAAATTAATATTCTTAAATTTATTTTCTAAGACATTGTTGTGATTCAATATTTTCATTTGAAAGTAACAATATTTAATCACGTGTGgattaaggaaaaatatttatttatgaaTTTGGTATAATATATGTAGATACTTTTCATATAATATATATGAATACATTAATATACGTATTTGCAAAATATATTTAGATGCTCTATTATCTATATACAAATAAAGAACATTGGATATAAGAggattatatatagtatatttataGTATATGGTATATAGTATGTAGTATATAGTATATTTATACTATGTAAAATATACAATTTCTTTAAGTATATTGTATATTTACTTAGGTAGAaagtatattattttatgtatataagtTAAACCATTATTTCATATGtagaatatataatatataatatattttattgTTCATTAATGATTAAATACATTATACAATATATTATATATCTATACCACTGTATAAGGGATATACAATATACTTTCAATTATATACAATActgtaaaaaaatattattactcgatgaacatatattatatatagtgTAGTCTCTTACCTATTTTTAAATAACAGCCAAAGGAAATCTTTTAAGAGATGATTCATTTCCTTTATAGTCTGTTCCAattccctccgtttcaaattagatgaggaacggactaaaaaggaaagtacatcatctaatttgaaacgggaGAGTAATACTTTAGGAGTGTTTCGAGCAAAACTAGCAATAAAGTCGATTTTGCTCATTATAAATAATCTTATGGTTGTGATCATTTTCATAGGATATCAATAAAAATTAACACATGAGATTTTTTTTGAGTTATTTCTTATATTCAAAATGTTACTAGTCATATAAGATCATATTCTTCATAGATTTATTATTTTTCCTACGGAAAAGGGCCTAAACTACTCCTATTGTTTGCTAAATGGTTTATAAGTACCCTCCGTCCATCTATTCGTCCGAAAAAGCACACGACGTTAATTCTATTAACAAAAATACTGCCACGTCTAACGACAGAATTGGTGGACCTTTTATATAATGACGTGATAATTTTTTACTGGGCTACGTGGCATTGTCGGCCAAAAATCAAATATGGGTTTTATTTTTACCCATTTACCCGATCCGATCCTATGGTTTGTTACCCGGcgtcttcacacaattcgaaCTACgatcaactcctacgacttaaacttccattttagagactatgtatcccatttcactccgaaatcaaaaACCATACCTCCCGATAAGTCACGTAATCACataatgaaatagagggagcaataaataggggttcgttGAGCTTGAATTGTGGAAATGGGAGTTAATGATTTTGGTGTTGATTTCTGGGAGATTGGTTTTCGGGTCTTTACAGAGTCCTTAGTGTATCACCAACAATCATTTTTGAGACATTAAGTGCCGCTTGTGTTTTATTAGAGTGATTTAACTAACCATAGGGTCGGATCAGGTATTGGGTAGAAATAAGACCCATATTTGATTTTTGGCCAACAATGCCACGTAGCCCAGTAAAAAATTACCACATCATTAAATAAAAGGTCCATCAATTCTGCCGTTAGACGTGGGGGTATTTTTGTTAATAGAATTAACGTCGTGTGCTTTTTCGGACGAATAGATGGACGGAGGGTTCTTATAAACCATTTAGCAAATAATAGGGATAGTTTAGGCCCTTTTCCATTTTTCCTATTCAAATTGTAACTGGATATATAAAATCATTCCTCCCATATACTAACATGTATAGAAATAAAACCTTTCTATACCAATACATATATTGAGTAGATGTTTAGTCTTATATATGTTTTAAACATTTGTTTCagtttttaaaatagaaatacaatataaagaaaAAGTTTATACAGTAATGAAGGTGGAAGAATTCTCTTGGATAAAATTTGGTGGAACAAACTTATTCAGAAATATTTTAAAACCAAACCAGATCACTTTATCATTGATTGAAAGTTTAAATTGAGGTAACAATATTAAACCAAATATATAAATTACATGTCATGTATTCATTATTTAGTACATGGAGAACATTTGATAAGTATTTTCAGAATTTGGCCGATTCCGGAAAAGATATATAATCAAAAGAATATTTGATTATCACCTCATTATTTTCGATTTCATATGAAATTGTTATACAATTAAAAGGACATTTGGGTTGGATAATAACAAGCAGTCTCCACTAATATATGCATATAATATTATACTCTTTTTTGTGTGGTAAATAGTGACTTTCTATTCATTCCAAAAAAGTAACATTTACAAAACAAGTAGATGCTGACCATCCACACTCCTATCTCCTAGTTACAGCAACTCTGAAGATCTAAGCACTATACCTAGTACAGAAACAATCTTTTTACATCAACCATTCAAAACCAAGAAACAATTACATATGTAGAGAGCCTAAGGAAAAGAATCCAACTGTTGCCGTGCTCCCTACCAGTTCTGTAATGTCCTGCCTCTAGTATGCATGTGCAACACAATTTCTCTGTAGACGGTATCAGTCTTGAGCACACCCCCTTGAAATCTGAGCATATTTCTTTCCCTCCATACTGTGTAAACCAGCATGCCAAACACGCAGGTTACAATTGCCCAATGATTCCGAACTTTAGTAGTCTGTCCACTGTGGCTAACCTCTTCTGCAGTGCCAACCAAAGTATAAACTTGAACCTAGGATGTAGGTTGGATTGCATGGCTATACTCTTCTAGGGTACTCTTTGAAGCTCGGGGAATTGTAGGTGATATAACTTTTTGATAGTGAAGACTTCACCCTTTTGTAATTGGACAAGTCTGCTGCTCAAATCTCCCTGAATACCTTGGAGTTCAACAATGAATCTTCTTGTCTCCAATATTTTCCTGACTACCCAGGCTGCATTCTTGGGTATTGGGGCATTCTCCACACTATGGTTCCTAATATAAAATGTGTGGATCCACCTGATCCAGAGACAGTCTTTCTTTATTGCTACTGCCCACAGGTGCTTTGCAACTGCTGCCTTAATCCAGTAGTAACaattcgaccttcaaatcctcaaattttttCAAGagggtttttaatttttttccaacttaaaccaccaattaaatattaaaaacagtgatggattcgggtaatctaaccaagattgagttaagaacacttaccccgatgttttctctgaaaatctcccaaaattcgcctcaatccgagctccaattcgttaaaaatggaaaattgggcgaagtcccattttcagaacttaaacattctgcccaggcttttactcatcgcgatcgcgaacatccacacgcgatcgcgaagcaaaaaTTGCCACTGCctaaattaactctacgcgatcgcgtatatccTCACGCGGTCGCAGAGCACAGAATTCctagctctacgcgatcgcagtccTCTTCATGCGTTCGCGACTCACAAGGTCTCAAAGTTACACGATCGcctccctcttcacgcgatcgcgaagtacaaaacttagcagccctcaattaaccttacgcgatcgcaaacaatgccacgcgatcgcgatgcacatctTGCCAAACCTATGCGATCGTGGTTGAcctcacacgatcgcgaagaacaaaattaacactgcctcaactaagcctacaCGATTGcatcccaatcttcgcgatcgcgaagaaggtttaaaataccataaatcagcagctaccagcaatgccaaaatgaaggaaaatactctgAATACCATCCGTAACacgcctgagcccctcgggacctcaaccaaatataccaacaagtcctaaaatacaatacggacttagtcaagtcttcaaatcacatccaacaacactaaaaacacgaaccACTcataaattcaagcctaatgaactttgaaactttcaatttctacaaacaacaccggaacctatcaaatcaagttcgattgatttcaagttttgtacgcaagtcataaatgacataacagagctatgaaaattttcagaaatagattccgaccccaatatcgaaaaatcaactccccggtcaaacttccaaacttaaattcctattttagccatttcaaacctaatttcactacggacttccaattaaaatttcgatcacgctcctaagtccaaaatcaccatacggagctgttggaatcatcaaaattctattccggggtcgtttgcacataattcgatatctggtcactatttgaacttaaactttttattttttttaatcaaaattccatatctcgggctagggacctcggaatttgatttcgggcatacgcccaagtcccaaatcacgatacggacctatcgaaactgtcaaaataccgatccgagtttgtttgctcaaaacgttgaccaaagtcaactcagttgagttttaaagctcaaattcacatttttt from Nicotiana tomentosiformis chromosome 11, ASM39032v3, whole genome shotgun sequence encodes:
- the LOC104110236 gene encoding beta-ureidopropionase, with translation MERKEGEETIIAENGKIEATPQKDGSICGFDSLHHLLQASLNPQLFQEVSRILLGLNCGKKLEPIALPQPVKVLSSEHDFDLQAFSFSADRESLREPRIVRVGLIQNFISLPTTAPFLDQKRAIFKKLTPIIDAAGSSGVNVLCLQEAWTMPFAFCTREKKWCEFAEPIDGESTQFLQEFARKYNMVIVSPILERDVYHGETLWNTAVIIGNHGNIIGKHRKNHIPRVGDFNESTYYMEGNTGHPVFETAYGKIAVNICYGRHHPLNWLAFGLNGAEIVFNPSATVGELSEPMWPIEARNAAIANSYFVGSINRVGTEVFPNPFTSGDGKPQHADFGHFYGSSHFSAPDSSCTPSLSRHKDGLLISDIDLNLCRQLKEKWGFRMTARYEVYADLLARYVKHDFEPQVISDPLLYKNA